The region TTGGTAGCCGCGCACTATATCCTGATAGGGCACTTCCTTGCCGTCTTCTTTGCAGTAACGCACATATTTGATAGGGCTCAAATCTTTTTTATGCAGTAGTTCCAGCTTGATTTCTCTTTCTTCAGAACCGGAATAAAGGGCTACGGGAATATTTACCAGACCGAAGGTTATAAGGCCGGACCAGATTGCGTGCATATTTTTCTCACTTTCCTTTGTGAATATATTATTTGTTAATCAGCTTATTATATCAGTCAGGATAAGGTAAGCATACAATTATGCAAATTTCTGACTTTCTTCCACCAAACTGGGGGGCTGGGTCGAGGATATACCGTCATTCCGAGCGAAGTCACTTGTCATACTTCGTAATACTTGGCCATACTTCGTCAGGTTTACCCGGCGTAGCCAGGTCGAAATGACAGGGCATTGCGCAGGGATAATAGTAGCCGTTATCAACTGAAATGCTCCCCCTCTTTTGTTAAGAGAGGGGGTCGGGGGGTGAGTTAAGGCGATGACAAAGAAAAGAGAATAGAGTTTTGAAGTCTTTTCCTAAAAGTTTATTTGATTTTGATAATTTTTCTAAAAAATTAAGGTTTCCTCCCCTGACAAGGGGAGGTGTCAGTCGCAGGCGGACAGAGGGGTTTGCGCTTTTCCTAAAATTCTTGCAATTAACCCTTGCCCGGTAACGGGAGAGGGTGCCCCGCTGGGGCGGGTGAGGGTAGATATAAAAGAAATTCCCAATTTTTTTTGGCCCAATTAAGGTTTGCCACCAATTCAGAGTAATTTACATCGCTATTTGTAATCACTGCAATACTGGTTGCTATTAATTTATGTTCCATGTTTTTCTCTGCCAATACATCGTGCGAAAAATATAAATATTGCTTTTTATTTGAGAAGTACTATTATACATTTCAGAGATTGAAATTTAATAAGGAGTAAACATATGACAGACAGAAAAGAAATATTAATGAGGATTATAGTCGCTATTATTTCCGGAATTATTTTAACTGTGTGGTTCGCGTTTATAAAGTTGCTGATAATTATAAACTGGATAGTCAGCCTTATTCAGGGAAAACGTAACAGGGCCATGGCCGAACTTTGTGAAATCTGGAATTCTCAGGCCTATACCTTTGTCAAATATTTAGCGCTGCTATCCAATAAAAGGCCTTTTCCTTTTCAGCCGTTGCAGAAAAATATGTCGGAATTTGAAGGATAAAAGTTTAATCTTCCAAATAGTTATTGAATAATTTTTGCTAATATATTATTATACAATTTATATATAATAATATAGAAAAGCTTGGCAATTTTTTTTGGGGGGTTAACCATGAAGATTAAAATTGTTAACGATACAGACAAGAAAATTTGTAAATGCGAAAACTGGCTGGAACACTGGAAGCTTTTTGGATATCAGTTAATGCCCAAATTTTGTTCGGAAGTAAATTGTTTCAATAAGCCCGAAGTAGGCACTCATGTACAGAGGGTAGAAGCCGCTGATAATGAATGCTTTATAATTCCTTTATGTAAAAAACACCATGAGGAATTTTTAAAAACTTTGGAGGTAAGGGATGATGTCAGGCTTGTGCCTGCCAGCCCGGACAGTACCTGCGGCAATAGTTAACTTTTCACCCGGATTTCCCCTGTAAGAATATTTTTACTCTGCTATAATTATTACCGGGACAATTTATGACCAAATCAAAAGACTGGGACCCGGAACATTATCTTAAGTTTAAAAACGAAAGGACTCAACCCTCCATAGACCTGGTCAGCCGTATTGATATTGCGTACGAACCCGGGCATATCGCCGATATCGGGTGCGGTCCCGGCAACAGCAGTCAGGTCCTGTCTCTGCGCTGGCCCGGAGCAGAACTCGTGGGAGTCGATAACTCTCCGGCCATGATCGCTAAAGCCAAAAAAGAATACCCGGCAAACACCTGGGTCCTCAGCGAAGCAATGAATTTCGCGCCGGATATTAAATTCGATATAATTTTTTCCAACGCTACCATCCAGTGGATACCGAGGCACAAAAAATTATTCGCGAAGTTAATTACCATGTTGTCTGAAAAAGGTGTTATCGCCATTCAAATACCCAAATTTCAGGATATGTTACTGGGCCGGATAATCAGACAGGTTTCTCAAAAAAAAGAGTGGAAGAAAGAAACCGCAGGCTGTGAAGATTTATTTACCTGCCATGATTATCATTTCTATTATAATTTGTTATCCGCGGACATGCAGAGGATTGATATGTGGGAAACAGACTATCTTCATGTTATGCCTGGGCATTCAGCTATTGTTGACTGGATAAAAAGCACGGGCCTGAAGCCCTATTTAGATAGGATCCCCGATGAAAAACGTAAAAATATTTTTGAGCGGGAAATATTAAAGGAAATAAAAAAATATTATCCGGTCCAAAAGGACGGCAGAGTATTGTTCCCTTTCAAAAGATTATTTTTTATCGCTTATAAATAAAATCAGATAATAAACAATGATACCGCTATTGTACCCAGAATAACCCAGAGCGGGTCTTTTTTGAAATAAAGCAGGGTCACAGCCGAGGCGATAAAAATGCTCCACGTCTGCCAATTGATCAGCGACTTCAGTCCGAAATTAATTGTAGTCGCCAGGATCAGGCCTATGAACCCTGCCAGCAGGCCTTTCATAATAACTCTGGTAATTTTTTGATCGCGGATCCGGTTATGAAATGAACTGAGAATAACAACAGCTATCAATGAGGGCAAAAATATACCCAGTGTAGCTGCGACAGCCCCAAAAAGTCCCAGCACCTTGAACCCTATAAATGTAGCGGTTATAA is a window of Candidatus Margulisiibacteriota bacterium DNA encoding:
- a CDS encoding methyltransferase domain-containing protein, coding for MTKSKDWDPEHYLKFKNERTQPSIDLVSRIDIAYEPGHIADIGCGPGNSSQVLSLRWPGAELVGVDNSPAMIAKAKKEYPANTWVLSEAMNFAPDIKFDIIFSNATIQWIPRHKKLFAKLITMLSEKGVIAIQIPKFQDMLLGRIIRQVSQKKEWKKETAGCEDLFTCHDYHFYYNLLSADMQRIDMWETDYLHVMPGHSAIVDWIKSTGLKPYLDRIPDEKRKNIFEREILKEIKKYYPVQKDGRVLFPFKRLFFIAYK
- a CDS encoding DUF4389 domain-containing protein, with product MTDRKEILMRIIVAIISGIILTVWFAFIKLLIIINWIVSLIQGKRNRAMAELCEIWNSQAYTFVKYLALLSNKRPFPFQPLQKNMSEFEG